Sequence from the Bacteroidales bacterium genome:
GTCATATTTCCTGATTTTTCTAATTTCATAACGCTAAAATAACCATTATTTCTGGAATTTTAAATAAAAACATCAATAAGTTATTAACAATCACATATTTGCATGTTAATAGCCTTGCAAAGGACTCATTTTTTTAGTTCTTATAGTGTTGAATATTTGATTATTGGAAAAAAATAATAATTTTTTACTAACGAACTAAAAGATATTATCTTTTTTTTTTTTACTTTTGCTAATTCATTTTGGAGAGATGTTGTTAAAGAAAATATTAGCTTTTATAGTTCCGCTTATAGCATATTTTATTTTTCATTCTTGCTCAAGCGATGCTTTTTCGGGCAAGTTAAGTGAAGGAACAATAGAGTATGATATGGATTATTTACAAGATGAAAAAGAAAACCCATTGATTAGTTTATTGCCAACAACGATGACCTTAAAGATAAAAGACAATAATTCTATTCAAAAAATTGAAGGATGGATGGGAGTTTTTCAAATGGCTGGTATTGCTAAGAGAGAGGATAATTATAAAGCAGCGTATCTCAAAATTATGGGCGAAAAGTATGTATTTGAAACAACAATGGATGGACCATCGTTTGGATTCGATGAATATAAAAATATGCGTTTAGAACCTTGCGATTCACAAAAAACTATCGCAGGCTATAAATGTAAAGCCTATAATGTATTTCTGGGTGATTCTGCTAAACCTTCATTTACTATTTATTATACCGAAGATATTCATTTAGATAATCCTAATTGTAATAATCCTTTTCAGCAAGTTAAAGGAGTATTACTCGATTATCAAATGAATTTTCAAAAAATTCCTGTACATATTATAGCTAAGAAAGTAACAAAAGAAGAAATCCCTGATGACGAATTTGTTGTTCCAGACGGTTTTCAAAAAGTTTCAAAAGAAAAAATTCAAGAAGTTATTAATAATTTAATGTAATCTAATATGAAAAAACTATTCTTATTCAGCGTTCTAAGTGTTTTAATGTTATCGTTAAATGCTCAAAAAGGTAAAAACGATACAGGTTTTGAAGGTACAATTACATATTCAGTAACGACCGAAGGTGAATTTGATGCTAATACAAAAGCTCAATTACCTACCGAAGTTGTTTGGACTTTTAAAGGTCCTAAATCGTCCATGTTAATGAAAACAGGATTTGGAAATATAACCATATTAGCAAACGCAGATAGCAAAGAACAAGTTGTGCTTTACGATATGATGGGACAGAAAATGGCAATTAAATCAACCAAAGAAGAGACTGAAAAAGCATTAGCCGAAATCCCAGAAACAAAAGTAACTGAAACAACCGAAACCAAAAAGATTTTAAATTATAATTGTAAAAAAGTACAAATTAGCGACGATAAAAATAATGTAATGGATGTTTACATTACTGATGAAATTCAGGTTCCAAATGCAAATTGGAATACACAATATAAAAATGTTAAGGGCCTCATGTTAGAATATTCGCAAAAAGGCAATCCCGATAGCGATGCTAAAATGATATTCACTGCAAAAGAGATTAAAAAGTCGAAAGTAAAAGACGCCGTTTTTGAAATTCCTTCAGATTTTAAACAAATGTCGATGACAGAATTTAAACAAATGTTTGGAGGAGGCGAAGAATAAAATTGATTTTAAAGAGAACAAAAAATCCTCTAATTTTAGGGGATTTTTTAATTTTATTAACTGAGTTAGATGGCTATCAAGAAAAAAGAAAAAGATATTGAAAACGAAAATTTTGTGAATGAAGAAGAAAAATCTTCTTTTAATTTTATTCAATTTCTGAAAGATGAGCGAACCCGATATATTACTTCGTTAATATTATTATTCTTTTCGGTTTTTCTTATTTTTTCTTTTTTTTCTTATGTTTTTACATGGGCTGACGACCAAAGTAAAATTACACAACCTTTTTTTAAATTTTTATTCGATGCCAATATCGATGCTGAAAATTGGGCAGGAAAGTTAGGTGCATACGTTAGCCATATATTATTTCACAATACATTTGGTATTGCTTCACTATCGCTTATTATTTTATTAGTTACGATTGCTCTAAGAATTGTAAATGTTAAGTTAATTTCTGTTACAAAACTCATCCGATACCTTATATTTATTACATTATGGTTATCATTATTTTTAGGTTATTGGTTCGAAGTTAAATATTTTTATTTAGGAGGAGCGTATGGTTATTACTTAGCTAAATGGTTCAATGCAGCAATAGGTAAATTAGGCACCATTACATTATTACTCGTAAGCGCATTTGCCTTTATCATTATTGCATTTAAAGAAGCATTACCTGCCTTAAAAAATTTTTTCCACCGTTTTAAGAAAGCTCCTGCTATTGTAGCTGTCGATGAGGAATCAATATCTGAAAACAATGAAATGAACCATGTTGAAGAAAATAATGAATTACAAAATATTGAAAATGAAATAGAATTATTAACAAAAAATAAAGAAGAAACAATACCAGTTGAGACAAAAGAAGATACTATAGAAGAAAATATTACTACTGTTTTAGTTAAAGAAATTCCATCCGAAAAAGAAGGCGATGTAAGTCTAATTATTGAAAGAGTTCAGGATGAAACTAAAGAACCCTATCAACTTAGTCAGGATTTAGTTGAAAAATATGGCGAGTATGATATTCGTTTAGATGCTCCGAAATATCAATTTCCAAGTTTAGATTTATTAGAGGAACATAACGAAGATAATATTCAAGTTAGCGAAGAAGAATTGTTAGCTAACAAAAATAAAATTATAGAAACACTAAAAAATTATGGAATACAAATAAATCAGATTAAAGCAACAATTGGTCCTACAGTTACATTATATGAAATCGTTCCAGCTCCTGGGGTTAAAATTTCTAAAATAAAAAACCTCGAAGACGACATTGCACTTAGTCTTGCAGCTCTTGGTATTAGAATTATTGCTCCCATCCCTGGCAAAGGAACAATAGGCATAGAAGTGCCCAATCAGAATCCTCAAACAGTTTCGATGAAATCGGTTATTGGTAGCAGCCGTTTTCAAGAAAGCAAACACGAATTACCCGTAGCATTGGGCAAAACCATCCAAAACGAAGTATTTGTATTCGACTTAGCTAAAGCACCTCATTTGTTGGTTGCAGGAGCAACAGGGCAGGGTAAATCGGTTGGATTAAATGCAATTATTACTTCGCTTTTATATAAAAAGCACCCTTCTGAA
This genomic interval carries:
- a CDS encoding DUF4412 domain-containing protein; the encoded protein is MKKLFLFSVLSVLMLSLNAQKGKNDTGFEGTITYSVTTEGEFDANTKAQLPTEVVWTFKGPKSSMLMKTGFGNITILANADSKEQVVLYDMMGQKMAIKSTKEETEKALAEIPETKVTETTETKKILNYNCKKVQISDDKNNVMDVYITDEIQVPNANWNTQYKNVKGLMLEYSQKGNPDSDAKMIFTAKEIKKSKVKDAVFEIPSDFKQMSMTEFKQMFGGGEE
- a CDS encoding DNA translocase FtsK, producing the protein MAIKKKEKDIENENFVNEEEKSSFNFIQFLKDERTRYITSLILLFFSVFLIFSFFSYVFTWADDQSKITQPFFKFLFDANIDAENWAGKLGAYVSHILFHNTFGIASLSLIILLVTIALRIVNVKLISVTKLIRYLIFITLWLSLFLGYWFEVKYFYLGGAYGYYLAKWFNAAIGKLGTITLLLVSAFAFIIIAFKEALPALKNFFHRFKKAPAIVAVDEESISENNEMNHVEENNELQNIENEIELLTKNKEETIPVETKEDTIEENITTVLVKEIPSEKEGDVSLIIERVQDETKEPYQLSQDLVEKYGEYDIRLDAPKYQFPSLDLLEEHNEDNIQVSEEELLANKNKIIETLKNYGIQINQIKATIGPTVTLYEIVPAPGVKISKIKNLEDDIALSLAALGIRIIAPIPGKGTIGIEVPNQNPQTVSMKSVIGSSRFQESKHELPVALGKTIQNEVFVFDLAKAPHLLVAGATGQGKSVGLNAIITSLLYKKHPSELKIVMIDPKKIELSDYAKIENHFLAKLPDEDEPIITDVQKVKNTLKSLTVEMDKRYDLLKEVGGIRTIKEYNEKLKKREINPAKYPYMPYIVVVVDEFADLIITAGREIEEPIARIAQLARAVGIHLIIATQRPSTNIITGSIKANFPTRIAFRVTSMIDSRTIIDAPGANQLIGRGDMLISMGSDMVRVQCAFVDAKEVARIVDHISKQQAPANHFYLPQVVDEPSLNSSLEGLENGKMDDLFPDVARLIVTSQIGSTSLIQRKFSIGYARAGRIMDQLEEAKIVGPQEGSKARQVLIQDLNYLEQILKDLGF